The following coding sequences lie in one Arachis ipaensis cultivar K30076 chromosome B03, Araip1.1, whole genome shotgun sequence genomic window:
- the LOC107630694 gene encoding calcineurin B-like protein 4, whose amino-acid sequence MNTEVTLDGTIDINILRSIYQSLVWMGCSFSKQRQRLIGHHKQEEDPAAVLAAQTCFDLCDIEALYELFKKLSSSIVDDGLISKEEFQLGLFGNSKKRNLFADRIFDLFDSGKDGVIEFGEFVRGLSVFHPAALQPQKAAFAFRLHDIRQSGFIERDEVREMIVALLSESQLVFSDDIIQLIIDKAFQEADLKGDGKIDPDEWQQFVARNPSLLRNMTIPHLKDLNKEFRNFESSSDFIEDDIRNL is encoded by the exons ATGAATACTGAAGTCACCTTAGACGGCACCATAGATATAAATATATTAAGGAGCATCTATCAAAGCCTAGTTTGGATGGGCTGTTCTTTCAGCAAACAACGGCAGAGGCTTATTGGGCATCATAAACAGGAAGAAGACCCAGCAGCAGTTCTTGCTGCCCAAACCTGCT TTGATCTTTGTGATATTGAAGCACTGTATGAGCTGTTCAAGAAATTAAGTAGCTCCATAGTTGATGACGGCCTCATCAGCAAA GAGGAATTTCAACTTGGCTTATTTGGTAACAGCAAGAAAAGAAACCTTTTTGCCGATAGG atatttgatttatttgattcgggaAAGGATGGGGTGATAGAGTTTGGAGAGTTTGTTAGAGGACTCAGCGTGTTCCATCCTGCAGCGCTCCAACCACAAAAAGCAGCTT TTGCATTTCGGCTCCACGATATACGGCAAAGTGGCTTTATTGAACGCGACGAG GTAAGAGAGATGATTGTGGCACTACTAAGCGAGTCCCAATTGGTGTTTTCTGATGACATAATTCAGCTCATAATCGATAAG GCTTTTCAAGAAGCAGATCTCAAAGGAGATGGTAAAATTGATCCAGACGAGTGGCAACAATTTGTGGCTCGAAATCCATCTTTATTGAGGAATATGACAATTCCACATTTGAA GGACCTTAATAAGGAGTTTCGTAATTTTGAATCAAGTTCAGACTTTATTGAAGATGATATAAGAAACCTCTGA